Sequence from the Syntrophorhabdaceae bacterium genome:
CTCAGGCTGATTTGGTTTCATTGTGGACTGCGCTGATGATGTTTGTACGGAAGAGAGTGGCGGTGGCGTGGTCGTCTGCCCTGGTGTGGCCTGCGCCTGTCCGGAAGCGGGCCGGACAGCCGGCGCAGGAACCGTCGTCTTTTTCTTTCCGGTGAAGAAAAAGATATATCCTGAAATAACCAATACGACAATCGCAAAAATCAAAACCGGTTTACTTACTTTCACCCTTTCTTCCTGTGAGCGCCTTAAAGTCGATAACAAATCTCCCCGTTACCTGAGGATACTCCTTTTCATCGTAACCGATACGCGCAGCCTCGATCCCCTTAAAGGCCGGTTTGTTTGAAAGCTCCTCGAGGAAACGGCCCATCTCGAGAAACCCTCCCTTAAGTCCCATCTCGAAGGTCGGATTTACGAGCCCTCCTTTCTGGGATACATCAAGGGAGCTATAGTAGCCGCTCAAACTCACAACGGCCATTCCTCTGTCTCTTGCCGATCTCGTAACATTTTTCATGTATTCGGGCATCCTGTCTATGGCAGGCGCCTGGCTCATGAACTCGTCGTACGACACCTGTAGACTCTTCTGGGAGCTCGCCTCGCTCACGAGGTCCTTCATATCCCGCTCCACTGTCTGCCTTTCATTCCTTATCGCGGTCAATTTGCCTTCCTTGCTCCTGGCAGATGAATTCACCGGCACATAGACGAGGACAACCCACGCTATGATGATGAGCACGGGCAATAAGAACCAGACATAGAGACTTCTAAAGTTCATGCTTCATGCACCTCGCCGCGATTATGAATTCCGTGATGGGCCTTCCCTTCATCCTGCCGTTTTCTTTTGCGACTATTTCCACATGATCAATGAAACCTGATTGTTTGAGAGACAAGACGAGATTAAATAGACTCAATTCAAGTGCATCAGGCTCTCCGAAAATAAACCCTCTGAGCGTGAGCGGATAATAATCGCCGACAGGTGTTCTCTTGAGCGGCTGGCTTGTAGAGCTTAAGAGGGCCCCCTGGGCCGGCTGCACGGATGAGGGGGTATTCTGCGTCTTTTGCGCTGACGAGGGCACGTCGGACTGGATATCACCGCCAAACTCGATGGATTTCAAATAGACGTCGCCCGGAATCCGCGATGAGAGATACTTCATGAGGGTGATGAAGGTAAGATCTTTCCTCTGAATCTCGTTCCTGATAAATGTTATATCGGACGTGTCGAGCACGTTGCTCGCCCTCGTACCTAATGTGCTCAAGCCCCGCTTCATAGTTTCAAGCGTCTTTCGCTCCATGTTTATTCGCGTATCAACGTTTCGTGAAGCGCCCCACATATAGAGAGAAACGAGAAAGAGGATTCCCGCAATGGCGATGGTCGCCATGGATATAGAGCGTCTCATGAGTCTGTCCTGCTCTCTCTTTCTTGCACCTTCCGGTAAAAGGTTGGGTAACACCTCCAGATTCATGCACAGGGTGTGTGCGGGTATGTATTTGTCTTCGATGCCCTGGATCGTTTCCAGGTAATTTACCTGCTCCACAAGCGTCTCTTCGAGTTTATCAAAGAACCGTGGTATTTTTGCGCCCCGCCCCGTTACGTATACGCCCGTAATGGGCTTTTCCGGATATCTCTGGTTATATACGCTGAATGTCCTTTGGACTTCACCGGCAAGGCGCTCAAAAGGGATTTTCATGATCTCGGAGAATTCCTCGTCGAAGCCCTTTTCACGTTTGTAGCGCTCAGCCTGATCAAAGCTCAGTTCCGGACCGCCGCTCATCAAGGCATCGGAAAAACTCTCGGACGCCGTTAATATCTCTCTCGCAAACATGAGTCTTCGACCGTTGGCGATGTAAAGGCCGGTCCGTTTTCCTCCCACGTCGATAACGGCAACCGATTTGTCGCCGATCTCTCCAAGTGCATAGACGTAGCCAAAAGCAATATCGGTAATGAGGGTAACTTCTGGAAAGCCCGCCCTCTGAAAAGTTGAAGCGATACGTTCAATCCAACCCTTTTGAGCGCCGACAAAGAGGACCTCATCTTTCATGACGCCTTTTTCTTCGATCTGGCCGAGCATGAGGTATTCATACACCATTCCGTCCAGTGAGGATGAGAGGGCCTTGGCCGATGCCCAATCCATTGCATCCTTCTGCTCCTTCTTTGGAAGGCGGGGAATAGTAAACGTTTTTTTGATAATATCGGGAGAGGAGAGGCCCACAACCGCTTCGACGTCGGCACCTTCTTTGGTCCGGATATCGGCAAGTATTAACTCGAGGTCTTCAAAATCGCCCTTATAGGGATAGTCACCCTGAGATGCAATGATACTTTTGCCCGCGGTTCCTTTGCATCTCACATACTTGATGCTGACCGTCCCGATATCGACGCCTAATATATCCAAATCGGCTTATCCTTTGGGGGCGAGGGCATTCGTAGAGTTTACCCCTGCTCTCCCTTTGCAACCCCTGGTAGAACTATAAAATTCAATATTTATGGATATTTGAGAAACTTTCTGAAAGTAGCTATTTAAGATTCTCATATATCCACAGAGAATTCCCATATTTATACGTAATTCTATATGGTTTCATTGAAACATGTCAATAACAAAATGGCGCCCGGAGAACAGGCGATGGTGAACGAATAAGCCGTGATTGGACATAACGCGCCGTAATTAAGATTTATAGATTTTCCCGGGGTCGTAGTCCGACACTTAACCGGCAGGGCCGTGATCAGTCAATCACTCAAGATTTCGAGGCGTAATAAGCGGAAGATCGGATACCACAACACAACGGTTAAGCTAAACGCCGGTTCGCTCCTTGCACGGTCTTTTACGTAGCCCAAAAAGGCATGCAAGCCCTGGGGCAAAAAGCCCCAGTGCTGCGGGCAGAGGTACCTCGGAAGCGCTCGCCTGAGTGGAAGTCTCCGCCGTGAACGTGCCTGTTTCACCTGCATCGAACCATTTCATCACGCCAAAAATGGCTGACTGGGTTTGATTAAATGTGTTGCCATTGTAAACTGTCGTCGTTATCTCCATAGAGTCCGTGGAAACGCCCGCCCCTGCTTTTGAAAGCGAAATCCACGCCTTTGAATCACCTGAGGCGGCCGCCGCGGGATCGTTTGAAGCGGCAAGTCCCAGAGAAATGGTATAGGGGATGGTGACAAAAACCCAGCCTGCAGTAGTGACCGTGAACGAACCGGTGAGCATTGCACTGCCCGAGCTATTGGCCGAGCCGATTCCATCGAGGTTTGAATGAGATACGGAGGAGATCAAAACAGAAGCGGCTGTCGCACCTTGCGCGTATGCATTCGATATGTTTACGGCACTTGACGATGAGACCCAACCAGGCTCAAGATCTGAAAACGTCCCATTTTCTCCGAGACTATTCGACGCTAACGCATTGGTTCCGGTAGTCTGGGAGCCTGTGGTCCAGTTAAGTCCCCAGGAGATATTGAACTGGCTTAAGTCAAGCGATGCGGTGCTATCAGCTATTGACGCGAGAGCCTGCGACTGAGCCACCACGAGGAGAATACCGATAAGCAGAACTCCGAAAAATACCCGACCTGTTTGCGTCTTCATTGGCTCCCTCTCAAGTAATTCCATATTCTCCCATCCGCCGACAGTCAGCTTCACCTTTGCAAGATGGAGGAAATAAGACTGTCTATACTTGTTATCCTACGGGCCGTATTCCTGTCAATGAGGTTTGTCACACTATTTCCGTGGATGTTGAATTTCGGAAACGTAGACGCTTTTCACTGTTTCGAAGATTGAAGGAAATGCGGAGTGAGCGACTTCCTCGCACAGCTTCAAATAGAGAATGTAATCTTAAACGGATTACTCCATAAGTTAATATAGAATTGCATGGTATACACCCCAGTGGGCGGGGCGCCTGAGAACTGGAGGGTATAGGTGTGGATAGACCCTTCGGCGTGAGATTGCGGGGATGCCAGGTAAAACGTCACGGATTTGTTTCCATTCCCAGCATAGATCCCATATGATGAATCGTAGCAACCAGAGGCTGGCGTTGGACCACATACAGGGTGTGACGGTAAGGCCGAGTTGTCAAAAATCAAAGTTGTATCTCGCATCATATTGATATAAACGGAGGGGCCACCTGTGATTATTGATACATCAATGCGGGATATCGTGAAGGTGTCTCTGTTGTTGGAGATCGTGGGGACATCCGTATTGTTGCCGTGAATCGTTGGTATGCTCGAACCATCAGGGACGAGGCTTATTGGATTGATGTAACGCCGAAAATTGGATAGTGCTACTGTCCTTGTTGCCACAGCGTTTGTCGCGGGGTATTTGGCCGTTACGGTAATCCGGTTATTCGGATGGTTGTACCTGAAGGAAAAAGTCCCTCCTGCAAAATTCAAATCGTGCTGCCCAGTTGGGTTGCTGAAAAAATTGTTGCTCGGATTGGTGGCGTCGCTTAACCCGTCAGACACATAGCGAATGGCGTATTCGACGCCTGCATTTGCAAGGTTCAGGGCGCGGTATGAGTCGGCCTGATACGAGAAACCCTTCTGCTTGCTGCCCATCATGGAGACAAAGGCCGTGCCAAGCACCGCTATCAATGTCATAGCAATGACGAGAACAATCAGAGAAATCCCCCGATTACTGAACAATATCTTCATAATCACCATTGAACGATCTGTTCGTATAATCATATGTCTGAGTGCAGAACAACCAAGGCCACCAGAAGCAGTTTAAGCCTATCGGATTCTTCGGTGACATGGTTTCCTGCATCGTGACCTTCATGGTACTGTCCTGCGGGTCCGTCAGTTCCAGCGTTATGTTCGCGTAGTCATTTAAGTGCTGGCCGCTGGTCGTCAAATTTACGACGAATCGAGTAACATTCCTCCCTATCACATTGTTCGCAGAGAGCGAGGGTACCCAAAACGGATCCGAAGTAGAGCGCGAAAACCGGTAAAGGTTGTTGCTGTTATCGCGCAGTATCAACACATACTGGTTCTTGTCCACCACATTAGTCGCGGATAGATCGGGCCTGTAAAAATAAAGGCTATTCACATAGAATGTCGAGTTTGTTACCCACTCCGCGTCCCGTAACTCCCTTGAGATTCTCTCCATGATGTACGATCCCTGCTGATAAAGCAGCCGTTGCTTGCTCGCAATGGTGTAGGTTTTTACCGCGCTGTCAATGAAAGAAAAGGTGAACACGGACAGGATGCCCAGTATCACGATCACTATGGTGATTTCTATTAAGGTAAATCCCTTACCGTACCGTAAACATTTCTCATGGTTCATGGTGCTTTGGGCCTTTTTGTCACGATAGTGGAGGCATCATAGACCGAACCATCCGGCATTATGGTGGACACAGTTATCTTCTTGTAGCCCACATCTGAGCCCGAGATACTAAGAGATAAATCTATGAAACTGGTGGTCCAGTTCCTTTGGTAGTTGGCCTCAGGTACATCGTTGTTTGGTGGATTAGTTGGAACCGCTATATTTGTGTAGGTATAGCTCGTCAACTCCTCCATCTTCTGCTCGGTATAAAACCTTGCCTTAACGTAGTAATCCGGCGCGGAAAAGTATTTCATGGCACTTGTAAAGGCGACAAACGAGGCGGGCAAAATGATAGCGCCGACCACGATAAAAATGATGAGTTCTATAAGGGTAAAACCTCTGCTTTGCCCTCTGCTCATTGCACTATCCCTGTGACAGCGAGGATGGTTACTGCCCTGTCCGGGCTCGACCCTTTGCCAATATTGATGGAAGCGACGCCGGCTGTCCCAAACGTTGGTTCCCCAAGGGTATTAAAAATCAATACATTGCCCGATAGATTAGTACTTCTTATGGTGACACCATCCGGCAGGCTCTTCTGTTCGATGAGGTTCACACCTTCACGCAGGCTGTAAGAGCTTGTACCCGTCGAAAATATTATATTTTGCTGGTTGCCCGTGCCCATGGCCCGCGTCTGTACATACTGGATATCGGCGATAAGCTGGTCGGCCGCGATTGTCGATCTGTCCTGATCGCTTATCTGAATGCTCACAACCGCGGCACCGGCAAGCAGTGCGAGCGCCGCAATTACAATAATGAGTTCGACGGAGGTAAAACCGTTTCGAGAACCTTTCACTATTTCACGACATTTCCTTCGCATGACTACCGGAATAGATTATATTTTACAATTGTGAAGAAGGCCTTGATGCCATCCCGCCAGGTGATCTTCTTGCCTTCTTCGTAGCCTCGCCCGTAGTAGGAAATAGGTATTTCGTAAATCCGGCACTTCTTCTTTGCGATCTTGGCGGTTATCTCCGGTTCAAAGCCGAACCTGTTCGACTCTATGGTAATGCCGTTCAACGCCTCGCGCGTGAACACCTTGTATCCCGTTTCCATATCAGTAAGATTGAGATTCGCGAACACGTTCGAGATGAGCGTAACCAGATAGTTTCCCAGGTAATGCCAGAAGTAGAATACCCGATGGGGACCGCCAAGAAACCGCGAGCCGTAAACCACATCGGCCTTTCCCTCGAGAATTGGCTCGAGCAGCTTTGGGTAATCCCTCGGATCGTATTCAAGGTCGGCGTCCTGTATGATGATGATATCGCCCTGCGCTCGGGCAATGCCGGTTCTTATAGCCGCACCCTTTCCCTGGTTTGCATCATGAAAGATCGTGCTCAAGCCTTCCTGTTTCAATCCTTTCAGATATTCACGCGTGCCGTCTGTGGAGGAGTCGTCCACTACGATAATCTCCTTATCATACGGTGTGCTGCTGACAGCTGCGATAATTGCGTCAATAAAATTGATCTCGTTATAAGCGGGAATAATGATCGATAAGAGCACTCGCGCATCTCCTGTTTCTGTTTAATTATACTTACACCGCTCGTCTTTGCAATAAAAACCTAAAGGAGCCGCGGGGTTTCATCCAAATTATAGTACAAACTGCGAAAAAAAATAGTGTCGTAAATTACAAAAAAATGTGTCATATTGGTACACAGATGGAAATTCCGTATCTTGAATACTTCGGCTTGACGGAAAAGCCTTTCGGCATGTCGCCGGACCCCGCATTCTATTTTGAGTCAGAGGAACACAAGAAGGCCTTCGATTACCTCACATTTTTCACCTCGCAGCAGGAGGGTTTTGCACTGATTTACGGGGATGTGGGCTCGGGTAAGACGACCATTTCCCGTATCTTTCTCAACTCGCTCGATCGGGAGGCTTACAACACAGCGCTCATCCTGAACCCCGTAACCGACGAAACCGAATTTATGAAAGAGTTGCTCAAGGAGTTCTCAATCCAATATGAGCCGCATACCAAGAAAGAACTCTACGACACGCTGAGACACTTCTTGCTTGAAGAATTTCAAAAAGGAAAAGAAAACATTCTGATCATCGACGAGGCGCAACTGCTCTCCTACGAAATGCTCGAATTCATCAGGCTTCTGTCAAACATCGAGACTGACAAACGAAAGATACTCCACACTGTGTTCTTCGCCCAGCCTGAGTTTCTGGACCGGCTGAAAGACCCCGGTTTGAGACACCTTGCTCAGAGGATCACCGTGACCTACGGCATACGACCGCTCACGTACCACGAGGTGAAATCGTACATCAATTACCGGCTCTTTAAAGCCGGCTCCAGGGGACCCCTCGAATTCCAGGACAGGGCGGTCAGATTGATACACATGGCATCAAAGGGTTACCCGCGCCTCATCAACTATATCTGCGACCGGTGTCTGCTTGTGCTCTATGCCGCCTCCGCGCACACGGTCGACACCAGCGTGGTATCGAAGGTACTAATCGAAGAGAGTATCCCTCTTGCCTCCGTAAAAAAAACATGGCGTGAGAAGAGCATGCGGATCTATCCCTTAGCCGGAGGCGCCGCACTACTCGTGATCCTGGGTATGGCGGGCTACCACTTTTTCCTGCCGGACTCCCATAGACACTTCCTCACAGGTGCAAAGACGCCTTCGCAGATGTCGGCAGCGCCGAAATCTGAAGCGCAGGATAATTCGTATGCTCAAAACAATGGGCAGACAGGCGCGTATGCGACAGGGATGGCTTCAGGCGGGGCTTCATCCGGCTCAGGGAATATAGAAATCCCTCTGCGTAAGGTCGTCGTAAATACCGAGGCGGCCAATGTGAGACTGAGTCCGGACACGAACTCCCAGCGAATCGGGACCATCATGAAAGGGGCTATCCTTCCGGTCTTTGCCGAACAAATCGACAAGAACAATCTCAAATGGTACAGGATCGTTCTCTACGAGGGAACAGAGGGCTGGATAGCATCAACGGTAGTTGAGGCCGACTAAAGTCCAGGCAATCGCGAAATTTGAACAATGAAAACGGCCGTCCGTCTCACTTACTCGCAAGCGTGACGTCAGAGCCAGTCAGGGATGTCTCGTCTAGACGTACCACATCTCTGCTTCGAAGGTCTCGGAGGGAACGCTGATGGAGAGATATCCTCTTTTTGGAATTCTGTCCACGATCATGTCCCTGACTTTGAGGGAAAGCCAGACGTTTAATTTGTCCTTCCTTGAAACTCCGAGCGCGTCAAATGGTACCATAACTTCGAGGTTTTCAGTAAACGCGGCACGAACGGGCAATCCGGTCTCAGTTACGCCCGTTTTGAGGTGATAGAGAATCTTGTGATCCGTCCTGGCCATGATGTTGATCTCAAAAGAGAGATCGGCCATGTCGCTCACAAACGTTTTGTCGATATCGAGTCTCAAAAAAAGATTGCTTTCATCAAATCCATAATAACACCCTTTTATCAGTGACACCGTCTCGTGCATGGCCACCCCGTGGCCCCTTCCTTCGAGATAACCGGCGCCTATCCACTCGAAGTAATTCGTCACACGACCATCTATCTGGGGATGAATGAAATTGATGGGCTCCCTTGTGGGTCTGGTTTCACGGTCCTCCACTATAATCGGTATACTCAAGATTTCCGGAGGCTGTTTATTAAGAAACCGGTATACATTGGAAAGGTTCTCCCTGAACAGGAAATCAAAAATCTCATCATTCTCGGAAGAATGCTCATCGCCGTACCACCAGAACCAATCACTCCCTTCAGCTATATAGATCGATTCCCACGCCTTGGCATTGCTGTGACCCGGGTCTTCGGCATCCAGGAAATCCCTTGTCTCGGCAAGCTCGGTCCAGCCGGCGTTGTCCTCGCTATGGCCGATCCATATGGAAAAATTATGACCGATCCAGGAACCGGCAAAGCAATGATGAAGCTCGCCAAATTCCCTGCAATGACTGAGATAGTCCGAAATCGTAGTGGGGACGATGCCTGAGTCAGAAAGGATGCCTTCGTAGAGATACTTCAGGAAATCCCTTCCATCGTTCTTGTAGTTCTCCCAGGCGTTTTCACCATCCATGGCTATCGTGATCAAGGGCTCTCTGATTTTACCCCGCAGGGAATCACGAACTGTTCTTATCCTTCTTAAGCAATCTGAGGCCGCATCTTTTGCATCCATCCGCGAATAATGGAACGATATGAGGTCAGATAAGGACTGATCCCGAAAGATCACTTGAATCTCTTTCTCTCTTCTTTCGTACCGATAGGGTTTGTAAAGGATTTCGGGGTTGGACAAAAACCCGTTTCCGTCCCGTCGTGATCCCCAGTTTAAGCTTTCAAAAAGGATGTCCTCATCTGTGGCGAGCCATTTCACATCGTGATCCATATAGAGCGCCAGCGCATCATCGCTGACCGAGCCCTCGGGAGGCCAGACACCACGTGGCTTGTTTCCAAAGATTTCTTTGAAGAGAGTTAGAGCGTCTCCTATCTGTCGGGACGCATCGTCCGGCCTTGCGAAGGGCCGATCCGGAAGCGCTACGTTCGGCATGGACTCTTTCGCCGACCTGCTGTCGATAAGAAGAGGGATTATCGGATGATAAAATGGCGAGGTTGAAAGCTCGATCTGACCGCTTAACGCAAGTTCCCTGTAAAGAGGGATAATACTCTTCAGAATCATCTTCTGCACGCCGACAAGGGTCTTTTTGTCATCCTCGCTGAAGAGTCGTCCCTTGGACTTCAAGTACTTCAAATCATCGTGGAGCTCAAAGAACGTCGGGTCGATCCAGGCGAGAAAGAAGAACATCTGAATGTCCCTCAATTCTTCGTCGGTGAAATAACCCACTATTTTGTCCATCCCGTCCTTGGGATAGTAGAACCCTCTTTTTCTCAGGAGCTCATAATATCGCGGGAAGGGTCGAATCATATTGTCCCAGTTCGCGTTGAAAAAGTTGGTGAGGATAAAAATTTTGTCCGAGGCGGTTAGATCTTTGGGCTCTTTATTGAAGACGGAGACATAGGAGTCATTTACCTCAAGGTTCTCGTAATCAAAAAGCTGCGCGAGAAGGGAGGGCACCAGGTTGAAATTCTGTCTCATCGCGGGAAATTCTTTGACTATTGCCGCCATATCGTAATAGTCCTTGGTTCCATGCAGCAATACCCAGGGCAGAAGGTATTCTCCCGTGAAGAGATTCTTGTAGTAGGGCTGATGCATGTGCCAGAGGAATGATATGTAAACCGGTTCCATACGTATTAATTATCGCCTATTGACGCTATTTATTAAAGTCTATTCAACTTCAATATGGGTAAGCGCAATCTCTTCACCTATTGTAATGAGACCCACGGTCCCCGGATGCGAATAGCTTCCCCTGAAGCTTCCCGGATTGAATAAGAAGACGTCGCCTTTTCTTTTCATAAAAGGGACATGAGAATGGCCGAAAATAATCACGTCTACGTCTTGAAATTCCCTGAACACCCTCTCCTCAATCCCCTGGGGAGACCCGTTTCCGTGCATCACGCCGATCTTTCTACCTGCTATCTCTTCTATCCTTCTGGCCGGAAGAAGCCGTTGCAGTTCGTAATCATCCATGTTGCCTTTTACCGCCTTAAGTTCCCAGTTGGAAAGATAATCATACACCGGGGGCGCCGTTATATCGCCCGCATGAATGATCATCTGAACATCCTGGAACGCGGTCCTCATTGTCTTCCTGAAATGGTCGGTGACATGGGTGAGATGTGTGTCGGAGAGTACACCTATCTTCATGTTACCGGAGATAGTAAACAAAATTGAGGTCTCTGTCAATGCAAAGAAAGAACACAGTGGAGTGCACAGGCAGGGCTCTGTCCGGCCCACGCCGATTTTCATTCCTGTCCGGTTTTTCATCCTGCGCGATTATTGCGCCCTTAAGCGCGTGAGGAGCCCCTCAGTGACCACCCGCTAAACTCACGCCCGCGCATTGACTTCCCAGGGAAGCAATGGTACATTACCTGATGGAAATATTGAGGAAAACAACTTCAAAATTCAATGTCTACATAATGAAAGAATTGGCCACCATCCTCCTTCTTTCAATGGGCATCCTCACCTTCATTCTCATACTCGGTCGCCTCGGCAAAATGGCCGATTTCGTTATCAACAAGGGGGTAGGGATCAGCGATATTCTCCTCCTCATCCTGTACTCCACCCCCCTCTATCTTTCATTCACGCTCCCCATGGCCTTTCTTCTCTCTGTGATTGTTGTGTTGGGAAGACTCTCCACAGAAAACGAAATCCTTATTCTCAAGGCAAGCGGCGTGGATTTGAAGCGCCTTTTCGTGCCGATCACAACGCTCGGAGCTCTCATAACCGTCTGCGCCCTCCTCAACGCAAACCTGCTTTTACCCAAGAGCGGGGAACTCTTCAGAAATACATTCTTCGACGTATTGAAGAAAGGCATATCCGTCGAAGATAAAGAGGGTATCTTTAACGATACCATACGGGGAATTGTCATATATGTGGACAAGGTCGACACGGAAAAAAGGATACTTTCAGGGGTCGTGGTTTCTGATGAGAGAGACAAACAGATCAAGCAGACCATATCCGCGCAAAAAGGATATATAAATGTGGACCCGGACACCCTTGATCTGTACTTCGCCCTTGAAAACGGGAACCTTCACCGATGGGAAAAATCGACCGATACTTACAGAAACGTGAGCTTCAACAACTATACCTTTTCCATGAACCTCTCGGAGATGATCCCCAAGGTGGGAGAACTGAGAAAGAAACCTTACGAGATGAACAGGGCCGAGTTGAAAAAGACCCTGGCCGACTCGGAGAACGACAGCAAGCGGTATGACACGCTGCTCGATGTATACAATGTCAAGGGTTCCCTGCCCTTCGCCTCTGTTGCGTTTATCTTTCTCACGGTCCCGCTTGGGGTCAAAAGAAAGGTCGAGGGCAAGCTTTCGGGCATGCTCTATAGCCTCTTGCTCTTTTTGTTCTATTACCTGCTCATGGCGGTGGCGGAAAATGTCGGCATGACCATTCACCTGCCCGTGATCCTCACTTCCTTTCTCCCCAATCTCACCATTGCGGCAATGGGCATCTACCTCATGAGAAACTTAAATGAAGAAGAATACGCCACCGTGTGGCAAAGACT
This genomic interval carries:
- the pilM gene encoding pilus assembly protein PilM, encoding MDILGVDIGTVSIKYVRCKGTAGKSIIASQGDYPYKGDFEDLELILADIRTKEGADVEAVVGLSSPDIIKKTFTIPRLPKKEQKDAMDWASAKALSSSLDGMVYEYLMLGQIEEKGVMKDEVLFVGAQKGWIERIASTFQRAGFPEVTLITDIAFGYVYALGEIGDKSVAVIDVGGKRTGLYIANGRRLMFAREILTASESFSDALMSGGPELSFDQAERYKREKGFDEEFSEIMKIPFERLAGEVQRTFSVYNQRYPEKPITGVYVTGRGAKIPRFFDKLEETLVEQVNYLETIQGIEDKYIPAHTLCMNLEVLPNLLPEGARKREQDRLMRRSISMATIAIAGILFLVSLYMWGASRNVDTRINMERKTLETMKRGLSTLGTRASNVLDTSDITFIRNEIQRKDLTFITLMKYLSSRIPGDVYLKSIEFGGDIQSDVPSSAQKTQNTPSSVQPAQGALLSSTSQPLKRTPVGDYYPLTLRGFIFGEPDALELSLFNLVLSLKQSGFIDHVEIVAKENGRMKGRPITEFIIAARCMKHEL
- a CDS encoding type II secretion system protein; this translates as MNHEKCLRYGKGFTLIEITIVIVILGILSVFTFSFIDSAVKTYTIASKQRLLYQQGSYIMERISRELRDAEWVTNSTFYVNSLYFYRPDLSATNVVDKNQYVLILRDNSNNLYRFSRSTSDPFWVPSLSANNVIGRNVTRFVVNLTTSGQHLNDYANITLELTDPQDSTMKVTMQETMSPKNPIGLNCFWWPWLFCTQTYDYTNRSFNGDYEDIVQ
- a CDS encoding prepilin-type N-terminal cleavage/methylation domain-containing protein; translated protein: MSRGQSRGFTLIELIIFIVVGAIILPASFVAFTSAMKYFSAPDYYVKARFYTEQKMEELTSYTYTNIAVPTNPPNNDVPEANYQRNWTTSFIDLSLSISGSDVGYKKITVSTIMPDGSVYDASTIVTKRPKAP
- a CDS encoding glycosyltransferase family 2 protein, whose protein sequence is MLLSIIIPAYNEINFIDAIIAAVSSTPYDKEIIVVDDSSTDGTREYLKGLKQEGLSTIFHDANQGKGAAIRTGIARAQGDIIIIQDADLEYDPRDYPKLLEPILEGKADVVYGSRFLGGPHRVFYFWHYLGNYLVTLISNVFANLNLTDMETGYKVFTREALNGITIESNRFGFEPEITAKIAKKKCRIYEIPISYYGRGYEEGKKITWRDGIKAFFTIVKYNLFR
- a CDS encoding AAA family ATPase, yielding MEIPYLEYFGLTEKPFGMSPDPAFYFESEEHKKAFDYLTFFTSQQEGFALIYGDVGSGKTTISRIFLNSLDREAYNTALILNPVTDETEFMKELLKEFSIQYEPHTKKELYDTLRHFLLEEFQKGKENILIIDEAQLLSYEMLEFIRLLSNIETDKRKILHTVFFAQPEFLDRLKDPGLRHLAQRITVTYGIRPLTYHEVKSYINYRLFKAGSRGPLEFQDRAVRLIHMASKGYPRLINYICDRCLLVLYAASAHTVDTSVVSKVLIEESIPLASVKKTWREKSMRIYPLAGGAALLVILGMAGYHFFLPDSHRHFLTGAKTPSQMSAAPKSEAQDNSYAQNNGQTGAYATGMASGGASSGSGNIEIPLRKVVVNTEAANVRLSPDTNSQRIGTIMKGAILPVFAEQIDKNNLKWYRIVLYEGTEGWIASTVVEAD
- a CDS encoding glycoside hydrolase family 57 protein; this encodes MEPVYISFLWHMHQPYYKNLFTGEYLLPWVLLHGTKDYYDMAAIVKEFPAMRQNFNLVPSLLAQLFDYENLEVNDSYVSVFNKEPKDLTASDKIFILTNFFNANWDNMIRPFPRYYELLRKRGFYYPKDGMDKIVGYFTDEELRDIQMFFFLAWIDPTFFELHDDLKYLKSKGRLFSEDDKKTLVGVQKMILKSIIPLYRELALSGQIELSTSPFYHPIIPLLIDSRSAKESMPNVALPDRPFARPDDASRQIGDALTLFKEIFGNKPRGVWPPEGSVSDDALALYMDHDVKWLATDEDILFESLNWGSRRDGNGFLSNPEILYKPYRYERREKEIQVIFRDQSLSDLISFHYSRMDAKDAASDCLRRIRTVRDSLRGKIREPLITIAMDGENAWENYKNDGRDFLKYLYEGILSDSGIVPTTISDYLSHCREFGELHHCFAGSWIGHNFSIWIGHSEDNAGWTELAETRDFLDAEDPGHSNAKAWESIYIAEGSDWFWWYGDEHSSENDEIFDFLFRENLSNVYRFLNKQPPEILSIPIIVEDRETRPTREPINFIHPQIDGRVTNYFEWIGAGYLEGRGHGVAMHETVSLIKGCYYGFDESNLFLRLDIDKTFVSDMADLSFEINIMARTDHKILYHLKTGVTETGLPVRAAFTENLEVMVPFDALGVSRKDKLNVWLSLKVRDMIVDRIPKRGYLSISVPSETFEAEMWYV
- a CDS encoding metallophosphoesterase, which gives rise to MKIGVLSDTHLTHVTDHFRKTMRTAFQDVQMIIHAGDITAPPVYDYLSNWELKAVKGNMDDYELQRLLPARRIEEIAGRKIGVMHGNGSPQGIEERVFREFQDVDVIIFGHSHVPFMKRKGDVFLFNPGSFRGSYSHPGTVGLITIGEEIALTHIEVE
- a CDS encoding LptF/LptG family permease, translated to MVHYLMEILRKTTSKFNVYIMKELATILLLSMGILTFILILGRLGKMADFVINKGVGISDILLLILYSTPLYLSFTLPMAFLLSVIVVLGRLSTENEILILKASGVDLKRLFVPITTLGALITVCALLNANLLLPKSGELFRNTFFDVLKKGISVEDKEGIFNDTIRGIVIYVDKVDTEKRILSGVVVSDERDKQIKQTISAQKGYINVDPDTLDLYFALENGNLHRWEKSTDTYRNVSFNNYTFSMNLSEMIPKVGELRKKPYEMNRAELKKTLADSENDSKRYDTLLDVYNVKGSLPFASVAFIFLTVPLGVKRKVEGKLSGMLYSLLLFLFYYLLMAVAENVGMTIHLPVILTSFLPNLTIAAMGIYLMRNLNEEEYATVWQRLKYLWAHSIEKTQ